In the Flavobacterium sp. 90 genome, TAACGAAGGATTAAATGCCGTTTCACCTGATGAAATTTACAATTACATTACTGATCTAATCATTAATACCATTAAACAGGTTGGTCATTTGCCTTGGCAAAAAGAGTGGAAAGGTTCGGGCGCAGAAAATTCAGTAATGAACTATGTTTCAAAAAAGGAGTATTCAGGCGCAAATTTTATTTTGAACTTTGATATAAAATTCGACTCACAGCTAAAACCTTATTTAGTTCCTGCAAATTTTATCCAACCTTACTATTTGACCTTTAACCAAATTGAAGAAGCTAAGGCAAGGCTTAAAAAAGGCAGTAAAGCAAGACGTGTAGTTTATTATACTCTGATTCACGATTATCATAGTGAGAATCTGAAATTCAAAACCAACGACAACAAAAAGTTTACGGATTTTGTCAATAGTAACAATCTTACCAAAGAGGATCTAAAAAAGAACCTGAGTAAGTTCCCAGTTTTAAAATACTACAATGTTTTTCGTGCTGATGATTGCGAGGGATTAAAATTCCCTGCTGTAAAAGAGAGAAAAAAAACAGATCCAATTCAGGAAGCGCAAGCCATAATTGACGGTTTTAAAAACCCGCCAATTTATACCAATATTGGAGACAGAGCCTATTATCGTCCAAGTACAGACGAATTGAATATGCCTACTATTGAAGCTTTTACAAGTGAGGCTTTTTATTACTCTACATTTTTTCATGAAATGGTACACAGTACAGGAGCAGAAAAGAGATTAGGTAGAGATATGACAGGCACTCGCAATGGCGGAGGAACTGGAAATTATGCTTTTGAGGAATTGATCGCTGAATTAGGAGCCGTTTTTTTATGTAGCGAATCAGGAATATTATTTCATACTAAAGAAAATTCAGCCAAGTATTTAAAGAGTTGGAACAATCATTTAATTGATGAATTAAGCGATGATAATCGTTTTTTCTTGAAAGCTTCGGCTCAGGCTCAAAAAGCTACAAATCACATTTTAAGTCGTGAAACAGAAAACAAAGAAGCTTCTGAAAGTTCTAAAAAAGAGATTCCAAAACCAGTAGAAAAACCAGTAGAAAAACCAGTTGCAAAAAAGAGAGAGAAATCAAAGACAAAGCAATTAGAATTGTTCGACGGTCTTAACGGAATTGCAAAGAATAAAAAGAAAATCGTTGTGAAGAAAGTTATTAGAAAAAGGGTTGCAAAGCCCATTGCAAAGGCAAAAATAGTTATTGCAAAGCCTAATCTTAATAAAAACACATTAGCCTACAAAATGGCTAACAAGCCAACAAACGTAGCCTATTTTAAAATTCAGGATAAAGCAATTTCGGATTTTTTGGGACAGATAGAGAAAAAGGAAAAAGAGAGCATTGTTATTTCTCTTACAGGCGGTCAGGGTTCAATGAAAACCCGAATGTGCTTTCAGTTTATGAATGCCTTTGCACAAAATTATAAAGTAGGTCATGCCAGTATTGAAGAGCATCCCGAAAGTAGTTTGTATTATGATAAAGCGGAAGAATATTTAAACGCAAAAGCTTTGCAAAACATCGAAGCTCCAGAAATCAAAAGCGTTGCAGATCTGAATAAACTTATAGTTTCCAATGATATAATAATTATTGATAGTTTCTCTAAAATGCAGGAAATGCAAAAGGGTTTTGAAGTGGATAAGGATTTAAGAAAAAAATACAACGGAAAGTTATTCATTGTCATTTTTCAGCAAACAACAGACGGCAAAATGCGTGGCGGTTCAAAAAGTCAATTTGATGCAGATGTTGTTTTGTTTACGGAAAAGAAATCAGACTATAGAGAGAATTACATTTTCGCTGACAAAAACCGTTACCAAAACAAACCGCTTGACACCTTAAAGTTTAATATTTTTAATAAAAAGCTTGTACCTGTTCAGGCTGAGAATCGCACAGAATCAAAAACAAAGAAAAAATTATCGTTCACGGTAAATTAATAAAATAAAAAGTAGATTTTTTTTTAATCCGGATAGTCATTTCTCCAGGGAATTTTGCTTTAAAAATCTACAATTCAAAAACAATCATCAACTAAAACAATCAAAGACATGAAAACGACAAGAAGAAAAACGACAACTAAAAGAACAACTGCAAAAAAGCCAACCGTTAGAGGATTAAAGAAAGTTTGTAGCGGTGTTGTTAAAGCCACTGGACTCAAAGCAGACGGGACTTTGAAAAAAGGTTACAAATACATTGCAGGAGGAAAAATTGTGAAAGTAACCCCGAAATCAACTGTAAAAAAGAAAGTGGTTAAGAAGCCAGTAGCAAAGAAAAAGGCAGTTAGAAAAACTAACAAATAATCTATGGAAGGTATAGACGCGCGAATTGTAAAGTTTGTGAAAGATGAAAACGGGAATGTTTTATTGAAAAAGTTAGACAATACATTGATTTCTTCTTTTAATCCTGCTCAAAATTTATTGAGAATCCCTGAGGCTAAAAATAAATTCAAAGTTCAATCTATTTCGTCCTTTGCAAACAATAATTTTATACTAGATTATACTGAGGTTAATTGTGATTTGTGCGAGCCAATAATTCAGGCACAAAACTTTAATGATTTTTTGATTGAATTGTCATACAAATTCTTCTTTGTAGAAAATAAAGGCACAGTCAGTTCAGGTGGTAGCTCTAAATCTTCTATCTATGGAATTATAAGACCAACTTTTGTTTATTCTAATAATTTTATAACCCAAAACTCAAAGTTCATACGATTTCAAAGAATTGTTGGTGCTGATTATCCAACCGATATCACTGTTGAATATGGTGGTTTTAGAGAAGGCACTTTAGAGCCTTATACCAAGCCTTTTTACGGTGGTATTGATTTAGATCCTACCATATCTGTTAACTGGATGAGTATAGAGTCTTTGTATTCTATAGATGATTTATTTTTTAGATTCTCTTCATCATCTTATTTAAAGTATTTTGATGTAAAGCTGATTGTGAATCCCGATAGTAACACTTTTTCATTTATGCATGCTAATCCGCTGTTTGTAACTTCTGATGCAGATTATAACGTAGGTGCTGTAAGTGATACTTTGAACTTAAAATTAAGCACTGCGGACAATAATAAAATAGAAGCCTTTTTACGTTGGAAAAATGTTCCTGAATTAGAAGCGAATCCAGAATAAAAAAGAGGATTTGCAGACCCACAAAAGCGTATTCTTGTATATTATTTCAAGTTCTACTTAAGAAATTTTTATAGCTTTGTTCTTATTATAAGTTTGAGAAGGTATCACAGACACTTTATCAAAGAAAAAAAATCCACTCATTTTCGAGTGGATTTTTTTTAAAGGGCTCATTAATTATTGAATGGGTAGTAGATTATAAAATAATTTTCCTTTTTTCTTATTTAAAGTAAACTTTATAAATTAGTTCTACTCTGTCTATTTTTTACCAAATAAAAGATCGTACCGATAATAAATATAGGTAAAACAAAATAGAAATAACTTATGAGGTAGTAAGTATCACCCAAGTTAATTGCATATAAATACTCATTAAAGAAAAAAAAGACAAATAGCAAAATGCAGATTGTCGCAAAAATCAAATAGTTTCTAAGTGGTGTTTTCATTATAAAAGTTTTTTCTAAAAATCTGAATATTCCCAATCTACTTCATATTTGATTAATTTATCATTCTTAATTTTCTCTACAACATAAACTTTAAAATACGGATGTATCGAAGTAACGGGGAAAGGTGGTATGAATCCAGATTTCTTATAAGCATCAGTTTTTTTACTTTCTGTTTTATAATACAAAACTTCATTTTCTCTCAGTTTTGCAATGTTTTCTAGTTTTATATTATTTAAAAAGCTAACAAGACAAGTGTCTGCTCTATGTTTTTTCTTATCAAAAACAAATCTTTCAGATTTTATCTTAAAATATATTTTTCCCTCTCTTTGAACTTTTGCATCATTCTCTTTTGAGTTAAACAATATATATTTTATAGGCTTTAGGGATTTATTCCCTCCTTTATAAAAAGAATAGTAATCACTTTCTTTTGTTTGTCCACTGAGGAAATTTACTAGGAGAAAAAACAGTATAGTTATATTTGTTTTCATAATTAGTTACAGTTTGAAGGTCCCTTGTATATATTTTGACTTATTAAATTACTAATTGCCGTCTTTTGTGCAGTTGATAAATTAGCCCAAGCAACAGTAGTTTTTCCATCGCCTAAATTCCCTAAGCCAAACCAAGCAACAGATTCATATGTCGAACGAGGAAGGCGATTATTGTCAAATTGTTGTATAATATCAGCAATGATACCTCGATAGTGAGTTGCCATCATATCATGATTCCAAGTAGCATGAAATCTATTGTAAAAATAATCCATCAAGCCCGGATAATTATCTTTCAAAGCATTTACATAGGCAGTTTGTTGCTGAGCAGTCATTGTCGCAGGATCCAAACTTCCACTTTGTGCAGCTGATAACATTTTTCTAAACATCTCAGCATGAATAATTTCATGAGCGAACACTGTTGCACTTCCTAAATCGGATAGAGTTCCTAGTTTAGTATTGTCATATTGAATTTCCGTTATATAATTTACAGGTGGTTTTGTGATGCCAAAAACATACGGATCTAGATTATTATTAATAGTCAATTTCAAATGACTTACAGAAAAATCTCCATCAAACTTTTTTATTGCATTACTAAATAAAGAAGAAGCCATTAATCGTAAATATATACATTTAGCTTTTCCTGTTAGTTGATCGAATATTTTTTGATCTAAAAAACAATCCCCAAGTTTATAAACATATCCTGCTGGACAACCTTCCGAAGGATTAGGATTAGTGCTAGTTCCACCTCCATAATCAGGTGCAGGTAAATACTGAGGGTCACTTCCGCCACTAGCATAACAACCTACTTCGTAAAGTGGTTCGAAATGTCCATCCTCATACCAATAGCCATAATAAACACATTGTATTTCATTTTCAGAGTATTTTGCTGTCAAAGAAGGTTCTAACTTTTTTCCTTTTTTAAATTCAATTTTAGTGCCAGCATTAGTAGCTAATTCTTGTACAAAAATTTTACCGTTAAAAGTATCTTTAATATTATAATAATTATAATTTTTATCTTGAATTTTATAATTCTCATCATTCGTTAAAATCTGAATATAAAAAAGTTTAAATCCATTTTGTTCATCTTTTATAAACATTAAACGATGGTGGTCATTATATTGATTGGCTTCTTTAGTTGTAGCACTTAAATTACTACTAAGATTAAAAGGCACTTCTATTATTTGTCCATCTTCACCTTCAGAAATAATTGCGTTTTGCCACTGCAAACTTCCTATATAATTTAAAACCGTTGAGCTATAATCTTTTTGATGATTATCAAACCAAATTTTAGCCTCAGAAGAAGACTGAGCAACATTTTTCTGTCCGATTTCTTCAGTCGCACAATTTGTCATTAATAACACAAGACTTAATAACAGTAAGCTTTTAAACATTTTTGTAATTCTTCTCATAGTTAATTATTTTCTTACAGCTAAAGTAAAAATTATTAATTGTAATCAAAGAAAAAACTTATAAAAACCACTCTGAATTAAAAACAAACCTATAGTCTTACGCGTGTTAAAAAAAAGACCTTCAATTTTTAATGTAGATTTTTATTAGATCCTGGAAAAAGATCCGGAACAGATCTGAGTAAAAAAAGTCTACATTTATTTAGTCTTTCTACGTTGATAATAACTTTTCTCTTCTTCCTTAGGTTCTGCTTTCAATTTCATTACATTTTCGTAATATTTGATAATAGCTTCTTCACTAAGAATTACTTTGTTTCTACTCAATGGGCATTCAAGCCCAAGAACATTTAAACCCCTCCTTATATCAAGGGCAAAACTCATTTCAAAGAAAATAAAATCTAGTTCACCTTTTTCGAACAAATACTTTATCGCTTTGTATCTTTTGTCTCTTTCATCTAATTTCGATGCTGACAGTACATGATATTCTACCGCACTTTTTTCTTGCCATGTCATAATACTTCATTTTTAGAAGTACAAAGGTAAAACGTATCATGGCATTGTGTTGTCCCAAATTATAACAGATTGTGTTTAGAGTAATCCTATTGCTCATCTGTTGTAATAGCTGTTATGCGTTCTACAATTTTTTATTTAATTGGTAAAACGGCTCTTGCTTCATTTTCGATCGACCATTGAACTTGCCATGTATCTCCATCAACTTGGTCAAGTAAGACAAAATTATAAATATTAGCCGTTGGATATAGCGTAAACCTACCGTTCATTTCCATTTCATTTAACACTAGGGGAGTTGTGTTTAATTCCGTTACCATTCTATTTCCTTTTAAACTAAATTGAACTTGCCACATTTTTCCGTTACGTGTGTTCAACTTTATAAATGTCCATGTATTTTGTGTCGGAAAAAGTTCATAAACATCAGTTAAGTCACTTTGTTTTCTCTGAGTATTATCTTTTTTGGGTTCATTTTGTCCGACCACAGTTGTTACTGTTAATATAAAGATTAATAAGGGTACAATCTTCTTCATACTTTTAATATTTAGAGTTTCTTTTCTTCTACCATTAACTGCTGTGCTGACTTATTAATTAAATCCAAATTCGATAAATTTAGATCCTATTTCATTTATACTATAGATTAGTCTTGGTTGAATATCATCTACTTTTCCACCAACTCTGATTTGCATTTGTTTCTCCCTTTTTATATCAGAAATTGATTGTTTTATAAGTCCTATTTGATGTAAGTTTGATTTAACATCATTATCTATCCTTTCAAGATAGTAATTATTTTCCAATAACTTTAAGTCTTCTATATACGCATTATCAATAATGTGAGTTAGTCTAATAAAATCTTTATATTCCAATTTTCCAATAATTGTTTTTTTAAATAGTCTTCCTATAAAGGTTGCTTTTTCATCATCGTTTAACCTATTTAGTGTTATAAGTAGCTTTTCTCCAGCATTATTTGTTTCCTTTCTAGATTCCAATTCATTTATAAACTTTTCTCGGTCATTTAACTCAATATCCTTTAATTCAAACAGAAATTTAAGCAGTTTTTTGATAAAAAAAGATTCTGTTATCTTTTGGTATAAGCTATAACCCTTAAAACCTATTCCGAATATAGGAATATCCTTTAAAACTCCTGATTCTATAATTAAATCTAGACTAGTTTCAAAAAGTTCAGGTGTTAATTCAGTTATTGCTTCTGATTTAACAGATTTAAAAATATCAACTTTATTTTTTTCTTCTTTATCTCTCATTTTTGGAGCTTGCAGGTAACGTTCCTCGGCTTGGTGCAGTAGCTGCTGCGTGAACATTTATTTTTTTTACTAAGATAAGATTTTTCAGCGGAAAATCGAACAGCGGGTTTAGGACTAAATTAAGTCCATTCTTCGGATTTGCCAAGTCATTCAAAATACAAAAAAAACTTTCTATTGAAGCAATTGCCCAAATCCGTTGTACTAGCTGTTGGCACATCGTCTTTTTTAATTTGATGAGATGAAAGTTTCTCCGTTAAATTCATTCATCTGCCCTTTTATAAATTTATCTTCGATTATTTCTTTCAATTCTTTTGTACAGTTTTCTGAATAAACTGGATAAACTGTTCCTTTAAAATTAATGTTATCTCCGTTAATTTCTGTCCACTCTATTAAACATAAAATCACTCCAAAATTCATCTCTTTTTTCATTATTTCTTTTACCTCATTTAAAGACATAGAAACAGGAATATTTTTTTCAAATGTTTGATATGTAGCTTCTGATATGTCAATTATTAATGCACAGTTTGGATTCGCATACTTTTTTGCATTTTTATTTCTAAATGTATTCAGTAATTTATTTCCTGGATTTATTTCATTTGTTGCTTCTGAAAATCTGATTGAAGTAATTTCAAATCCGGAGTTATTTACAATAAAATCCGGTTCTTTTAAATTCGCATCACCAAATTTAAAATCTAAATTCGCATTTCTGCAAGTTTCTATGAAATGTGCACATTCCTTAATTTCAAAAATGTGTCCGTGAATTGAAATGTTTTTATTGTTTACAATTCTTTTAAGATATGTTTTGTAAATATTCTCGTTGTAGTTTTTTATGTCCATTAATGCTAACCCAAGAATTCTTAAATGATGTTTTTTAATTTCTTTTTCTTTTTCAGAAAAATCACTTATTGAACTGATTTTTTTTGATATAGGGTGCGATAAATCTGTTAAATCTATTCCCAATTCATTTTTATAATATTCAATAATATACTTCATTTCTATTTTGGGTTTTTCGGTGAAAATTTCTGCCAACTTATTTATATATACTTCAAAATCACACATATCGATCTTGATTTGGCTAGCTTTGTGTGATTGATAGCCACATATTCTTTTTCTTTCAAATGTATAATTTTTCTTTTTTCAAATTTTGGAAACCT is a window encoding:
- a CDS encoding zincin-like metallopeptidase domain-containing protein, which produces MTLAQEFNSLNGLIVSRKTLEDLLIKAEKEKHTVISKRVIKVLQAFADDTFLIEINNLVEPYGLNGVEAEMLLPTLEYISEDHNEGLNAVSPDEIYNYITDLIINTIKQVGHLPWQKEWKGSGAENSVMNYVSKKEYSGANFILNFDIKFDSQLKPYLVPANFIQPYYLTFNQIEEAKARLKKGSKARRVVYYTLIHDYHSENLKFKTNDNKKFTDFVNSNNLTKEDLKKNLSKFPVLKYYNVFRADDCEGLKFPAVKERKKTDPIQEAQAIIDGFKNPPIYTNIGDRAYYRPSTDELNMPTIEAFTSEAFYYSTFFHEMVHSTGAEKRLGRDMTGTRNGGGTGNYAFEELIAELGAVFLCSESGILFHTKENSAKYLKSWNNHLIDELSDDNRFFLKASAQAQKATNHILSRETENKEASESSKKEIPKPVEKPVEKPVAKKREKSKTKQLELFDGLNGIAKNKKKIVVKKVIRKRVAKPIAKAKIVIAKPNLNKNTLAYKMANKPTNVAYFKIQDKAISDFLGQIEKKEKESIVISLTGGQGSMKTRMCFQFMNAFAQNYKVGHASIEEHPESSLYYDKAEEYLNAKALQNIEAPEIKSVADLNKLIVSNDIIIIDSFSKMQEMQKGFEVDKDLRKKYNGKLFIVIFQQTTDGKMRGGSKSQFDADVVLFTEKKSDYRENYIFADKNRYQNKPLDTLKFNIFNKKLVPVQAENRTESKTKKKLSFTVN